In the genome of Opitutia bacterium KCR 482, one region contains:
- a CDS encoding LysM peptidoglycan-binding domain-containing protein, whose translation MGFDIFTLKGKTALAFIAAAFAVLYILAAGGCDFGKSEVVKETSETHFVRGQDELRRGNVKEAMSAFLKVVEKRKDAPESHFELGRIYLDNMNDPIQAIYHFRKFLELKPNSQVSPMVRQMIETAQKKFAASLPESPFENNVRRLELEELLQKVQKENLELKQRLDAAATTIESLKASQKVSVASARGSREAASSERRQQQTQRAGTAQAQQQTVEVRRDTPSTYTVMPGDTLSNVSRKVYGTKNRWREIFNANRDRMATPESLKPGQVLRIPR comes from the coding sequence ATGGGTTTCGATATCTTCACGCTCAAAGGCAAAACGGCGCTCGCTTTTATCGCGGCGGCGTTCGCCGTGCTGTACATTCTTGCGGCGGGCGGCTGCGACTTCGGCAAAAGCGAAGTCGTAAAGGAGACCTCCGAAACCCATTTCGTTCGCGGTCAGGACGAACTCCGCAGGGGGAACGTCAAGGAGGCGATGAGCGCGTTCCTGAAAGTCGTTGAAAAACGCAAGGACGCGCCCGAATCGCATTTTGAATTGGGGCGTATATATCTCGACAATATGAACGACCCGATTCAGGCGATTTACCATTTCAGAAAATTTCTCGAACTCAAACCGAACTCGCAGGTGTCGCCCATGGTGCGGCAGATGATTGAAACCGCGCAGAAAAAATTCGCGGCGTCCCTGCCAGAAAGCCCGTTCGAGAACAACGTGCGGCGGCTCGAATTGGAGGAGCTTCTCCAAAAAGTCCAGAAAGAGAACCTCGAACTCAAACAGCGTCTCGACGCCGCTGCAACCACGATAGAGTCGCTGAAAGCTTCGCAAAAGGTAAGCGTGGCGTCGGCGAGAGGCTCGCGCGAGGCGGCTTCGTCGGAGCGCAGACAGCAGCAGACCCAACGCGCTGGCACGGCGCAAGCCCAACAGCAGACGGTCGAGGTAAGGCGCGACACGCCGTCGACGTACACGGTAATGCCTGGTGATACGCTTTCAAACGTAAGCAGAAAAGTCTACGGAACAAAAAACAGGTGGCGCGAGATTTTCAACGCCAACCGCGACAGAATGGCGACGCCCGAATCCCTAAAACCGGGGCAGGTGTTGCGAATCCCGAGGTAG
- the purH gene encoding bifunctional phosphoribosylaminoimidazolecarboxamide formyltransferase/IMP cyclohydrolase, with protein sequence MEKLALISVSDKTGIVEFAKELTRHHGYKILSTGGTAKLLAEKGIPVTEVSDYTGFPEMMDGRVKTLHPKIHGGLLCLRSSEEHMKQAAEHGISMIDLVVVNLYPFEATVAKPGCTIADAIENIDIGGPSMLRSAAKNHASVTVVCDNRDYPSVIEAMRKGGEELQSLRRKLALKVYQRTSAYDAAISNYLNKKFNGEDALPETLNVGLPLVQKMRYGENPHQQAALYGDFGKFFRQLHGKELSYNNIIDISAAATLIAEFDKPTLAILKHTNPCGVASCDNLVDAWNQAFETDKQAPFGGIIVVNRKMEADLAQIISGIFSEVIIAPDFSDEALEILTKKKNLRVMISTFKKAEGLQLKSVVGGVLAQDADAIEELKENMQVVSKRQPTDEEWRAMLFGWKVVKHVKSNAIVYAGCERTLGIGAGQMSRVDSSQIAVWKAEQAKLSLKGSVVASDAFFPFADGLVAAANAGATAAIQPGGSVRDAEVIAAADENNMAMVFTKVRHFRH encoded by the coding sequence ATGGAAAAGCTCGCATTGATATCCGTAAGCGATAAAACAGGCATAGTCGAATTTGCGAAAGAATTGACGCGCCATCACGGCTATAAAATTCTTTCCACGGGCGGTACGGCGAAATTGCTCGCCGAAAAGGGAATCCCCGTAACGGAAGTAAGCGATTACACCGGTTTTCCCGAAATGATGGACGGCAGGGTCAAAACCCTCCACCCCAAAATCCACGGCGGTCTCCTCTGCCTGCGCTCGTCGGAAGAGCACATGAAGCAGGCGGCGGAACACGGAATTTCCATGATAGACTTGGTCGTCGTAAACCTCTACCCCTTTGAGGCGACCGTCGCAAAGCCCGGCTGCACCATCGCCGACGCAATCGAAAATATCGACATCGGCGGGCCCTCCATGCTCCGCTCGGCGGCGAAAAACCACGCAAGCGTGACCGTCGTCTGCGACAACCGCGACTATCCCTCGGTAATCGAGGCAATGCGCAAGGGCGGCGAGGAATTGCAGAGCCTGCGCAGAAAGCTCGCCCTCAAAGTCTACCAGCGCACGAGCGCGTACGACGCCGCAATTTCGAACTACCTCAACAAAAAGTTCAACGGCGAAGACGCCCTTCCCGAAACGCTCAATGTGGGTCTGCCGCTCGTCCAGAAAATGCGCTACGGCGAAAATCCGCACCAGCAGGCGGCTCTTTACGGCGACTTCGGCAAGTTTTTCCGCCAGCTCCACGGCAAGGAACTTTCCTACAACAACATCATCGACATCAGCGCGGCGGCGACGCTCATCGCAGAGTTCGACAAGCCGACCCTCGCGATACTCAAACACACCAATCCCTGCGGCGTGGCTTCGTGCGACAACTTGGTCGACGCGTGGAATCAGGCTTTCGAAACCGACAAACAGGCTCCGTTCGGCGGCATAATCGTCGTGAACAGGAAGATGGAGGCGGACTTGGCGCAAATCATTTCGGGCATTTTCTCGGAAGTGATTATCGCCCCCGACTTCTCCGACGAGGCTCTCGAAATTCTCACAAAGAAAAAGAACCTCCGCGTGATGATTTCCACTTTCAAAAAGGCGGAAGGCCTGCAACTCAAAAGCGTCGTGGGCGGAGTTCTCGCGCAGGACGCCGACGCAATCGAAGAGCTTAAAGAAAACATGCAGGTTGTCTCCAAACGCCAGCCCACCGACGAGGAATGGCGCGCAATGCTCTTCGGCTGGAAGGTCGTAAAGCACGTCAAGAGCAATGCAATCGTCTACGCGGGCTGCGAGCGCACGCTCGGAATCGGCGCGGGGCAGATGTCGCGCGTTGACAGCTCGCAAATCGCGGTCTGGAAAGCGGAACAGGCTAAGCTTTCGCTCAAAGGCAGCGTTGTAGCTTCCGACGCGTTCTTCCCCTTCGCCGACGGTCTCGTTGCCGCCGCAAACGCGGGCGCGACCGCGGCAATACAGCCGGGCGGTTCCGTTCGCGACGCCGAAGTTATCGCCGCCGCAGACGAAAACAACATGGCGATGGTCTTTACAAAAGTCCGCCATTTCCGACACTAA
- a CDS encoding polyprenyl synthetase family protein encodes MKSPFGGIAETLKPKMEDFKVFLLNQAETFENGVRAAARAAISPNGKYIRPMLVFASAPADADEKSLVRRATIAELVHLSTLIHDDVIDRADMRRNSETAYKKYGAKTAILLGDAIFSHMMSLAFEENSMAVLKKTADCVRTVCEGEIKQTLADRAEIVSREKYYEVAYGKTAALFELACNLGATAGTPPDGWREAAENAGKQLGIAYQIYDDICDWFMSERDAGKTLGTDLISGKQTFPLIALLEKLPAEQSASLAKNLPNEQPEKIAKLMRSFGIPEICAAEFSRRVAAAEESLGKFPAVNAGLLEFCSAMRNLKFG; translated from the coding sequence GTGAAAAGCCCCTTCGGGGGTATCGCCGAAACCTTGAAGCCCAAAATGGAGGACTTCAAGGTCTTTCTGTTGAATCAGGCCGAAACTTTCGAAAACGGGGTGAGGGCCGCCGCGCGAGCGGCAATCTCGCCGAACGGCAAATATATCCGCCCGATGCTCGTGTTCGCCTCAGCCCCCGCCGACGCCGACGAAAAGTCGCTCGTGCGCCGCGCGACAATCGCGGAACTCGTGCACCTATCGACGCTAATCCACGACGACGTCATCGACAGGGCGGACATGCGCCGCAACAGCGAAACCGCCTACAAAAAATACGGGGCGAAAACCGCGATTTTGCTCGGCGACGCAATATTCTCGCACATGATGTCGCTTGCGTTCGAGGAAAACAGCATGGCGGTTCTCAAAAAAACGGCGGACTGCGTGCGCACGGTCTGCGAGGGCGAAATCAAGCAGACGCTCGCCGACAGGGCCGAGATTGTCTCGCGCGAAAAATACTACGAAGTCGCCTACGGGAAGACCGCCGCGCTCTTCGAGCTTGCGTGCAACCTCGGCGCGACCGCGGGAACGCCGCCCGACGGCTGGCGCGAGGCCGCGGAAAACGCGGGCAAACAGCTCGGCATCGCCTACCAGATTTACGACGACATTTGCGACTGGTTCATGTCGGAACGCGACGCGGGCAAAACGCTCGGCACAGACTTGATTTCTGGCAAGCAGACTTTCCCGCTCATCGCGCTTTTGGAAAAACTGCCCGCAGAGCAGTCGGCAAGCTTGGCTAAAAACCTGCCGAACGAACAGCCCGAAAAAATCGCAAAACTTATGCGCAGCTTCGGTATTCCCGAAATCTGCGCGGCGGAATTTTCAAGACGCGTCGCCGCCGCGGAGGAGTCGCTTGGGAAATTTCCCGCGGTCAACGCGGGGCTTCTCGAATTTTGCTCTGCGATGCGCAATTTGAAATTCGGCTAA
- the thrH gene encoding bifunctional phosphoserine phosphatase/homoserine phosphotransferase ThrH — MTIATLDLEGVLIPEIWIAFAEASGISELRLTTRDEPDYDKLMKYRLDILAKRGIKLGDISKIIATLEPLDGAREFMQWLRSRTRVVILSDTFEQFAAPLMAKLDYPSLFCHELVIAPDGTVADYKLRMADQKRRAVEAFKSLNFKVVSTGDSYNDLSMLRAADRAVLYRPTEKFAAENSDLPVARDYDSLKAAFAKFLDE, encoded by the coding sequence ATGACAATCGCCACACTCGACCTCGAAGGGGTTTTGATTCCCGAAATCTGGATTGCGTTTGCGGAGGCGTCGGGCATTTCCGAACTCCGCCTCACCACGCGCGACGAGCCCGACTACGACAAACTCATGAAGTACCGTCTGGACATTCTCGCAAAACGCGGAATAAAACTCGGCGACATCTCCAAAATAATCGCGACCCTCGAACCCCTCGACGGCGCGCGCGAATTCATGCAGTGGCTGCGCTCGCGCACAAGGGTGGTAATTCTCTCCGACACTTTCGAGCAGTTCGCCGCGCCCCTCATGGCAAAGCTCGACTACCCGTCGCTGTTCTGCCACGAGCTTGTTATCGCCCCCGACGGCACTGTCGCAGACTACAAACTCAGAATGGCGGACCAGAAGCGCAGGGCGGTCGAGGCGTTCAAATCGCTCAACTTCAAGGTGGTCTCGACGGGCGATTCGTACAACGATCTTTCGATGCTCCGCGCCGCCGACCGCGCGGTTCTCTACCGCCCGACCGAAAAGTTTGCGGCGGAAAATTCCGACCTGCCCGTCGCGCGCGACTACGACTCGCTCAAAGCGGCGTTCGCAAAATTCTTGGACGAATAA
- the hemA gene encoding glutamyl-tRNA reductase translates to MGKLYVVGISHMCADAETVGSCGVPKECAAEAEQTLLDADGVSEALILSTCNRVELYFVSERGAENALKAFEKTPSRGRDFGKFQKLSYTKCGDEAIGHIFEVASGLQSQMTGETEIFGQVKAAYAQASAARHCGAVLNTVFQKTCQCAKWVRTNTDIGHGKISLGSVASELAGRIFDDVSKAKILLAGSGEAGKLVADALFVRGATNMTVASRKFENALRLAEQIGAKASPLETALANLPLFDIAITASYSPTPLITRERAAAAVSARRGKPVFLIDLSVPPNIEISCGELDDLYLYNLDDLSHIANENMAARKSEIETARKYIEAKAAAVAKKLGI, encoded by the coding sequence ATGGGCAAACTGTACGTCGTGGGAATTTCGCATATGTGCGCGGACGCCGAAACCGTCGGCTCTTGCGGCGTGCCCAAAGAATGCGCGGCGGAGGCGGAACAAACGCTGCTGGACGCCGACGGAGTTTCCGAAGCGCTGATTCTAAGCACATGCAACAGGGTCGAATTGTACTTCGTCTCGGAACGCGGCGCGGAAAACGCGCTCAAAGCGTTCGAAAAAACGCCGTCGAGGGGGCGCGACTTCGGCAAATTCCAAAAACTTTCGTACACAAAATGCGGCGACGAGGCGATCGGGCACATCTTCGAAGTGGCGTCGGGACTGCAATCGCAGATGACGGGAGAGACCGAAATTTTCGGGCAAGTCAAGGCGGCATACGCGCAGGCGTCCGCCGCGCGGCACTGCGGCGCGGTGCTGAACACGGTCTTCCAAAAGACGTGCCAATGCGCAAAATGGGTCAGGACAAACACCGACATCGGACACGGAAAAATCAGCCTCGGCTCGGTGGCGTCGGAACTGGCGGGCAGAATTTTCGACGACGTTTCAAAGGCGAAAATCCTGCTTGCGGGTTCGGGCGAGGCGGGGAAACTCGTGGCGGACGCGCTGTTCGTGAGGGGCGCGACAAACATGACTGTCGCCAGCAGAAAATTCGAAAACGCCCTGCGCCTTGCGGAACAAATCGGGGCAAAGGCATCGCCGCTCGAAACCGCGCTCGCAAACCTGCCGCTGTTCGACATCGCAATAACCGCAAGCTATTCGCCCACCCCGCTGATAACGAGGGAACGCGCGGCGGCGGCGGTGTCCGCCCGCAGGGGCAAACCGGTGTTCCTAATCGACCTCTCCGTGCCCCCGAATATCGAAATTTCGTGCGGCGAACTCGACGACCTGTACCTGTATAATTTGGACGACCTCTCGCATATCGCAAACGAGAACATGGCGGCAAGGAAGTCGGAAATCGAAACCGCCCGCAAATACATAGAGGCAAAAGCCGCGGCGGTTGCAAAAAAACTCGGTATTTAA
- a CDS encoding biopolymer transporter Tol produces the protein MIRRAFLGILFATLGCAGAFAQRDIDIQIEGRGQRLNVPVYRVAITSDDQSLLADAKRAFGLHGSYIVSTPANAQFTFSFTKAGATAVKVAIRGGTLFEQICTGESMTAALMKACDVAVNRTLGKPGFFAGKIVFSYSRNGGKNTDICMSDMVFKRVRMLTNDKSDSLLPHFSPDGRKVMYTGYYRSGFMDLFQIDLAANSRKPFASYKGSNTGGDFSPDGKKVAMILTATGNAEIWTANANGTGFRRLTKTSATESTASFSPDGSKILFAADNRGSPQIYTMPANGGRPSVVRTNISRYCSEPAWNPKDPNKIVFTLAQGRGFQVAVYDFSKRVSEVVSAGESTSTPRWLNDGRHIICAKARGKNRQLYIIDTETKRQAPLHTASFGSAKEPDFVYNPR, from the coding sequence ATGATAAGAAGGGCATTTTTAGGTATTTTGTTCGCGACACTCGGCTGCGCCGGCGCGTTCGCGCAACGCGACATCGACATTCAAATCGAGGGCAGGGGACAGCGTCTGAACGTCCCCGTTTACAGGGTTGCGATTACTTCGGACGACCAGTCGCTGCTCGCCGACGCAAAACGCGCGTTCGGACTGCACGGCAGCTACATTGTCTCGACCCCCGCAAATGCGCAGTTTACGTTCTCGTTCACAAAGGCGGGCGCGACGGCGGTCAAGGTGGCAATCCGCGGCGGAACGTTGTTCGAGCAAATCTGCACGGGCGAAAGCATGACGGCCGCTCTCATGAAAGCGTGCGACGTTGCGGTCAACCGCACGCTCGGAAAACCGGGGTTCTTCGCGGGGAAAATCGTGTTCTCGTACTCCCGCAACGGCGGAAAAAACACGGACATCTGCATGTCGGACATGGTCTTCAAGCGCGTCAGAATGCTCACAAACGACAAGTCCGACTCTCTCCTGCCGCACTTCTCGCCCGACGGCCGCAAGGTGATGTACACGGGCTACTATCGCTCCGGCTTCATGGACCTTTTCCAAATCGACCTTGCGGCAAACTCGCGCAAGCCGTTCGCGTCGTACAAGGGCAGCAACACGGGCGGAGACTTCTCGCCCGACGGCAAAAAAGTCGCGATGATTCTCACAGCAACGGGCAACGCGGAAATCTGGACGGCGAACGCAAACGGCACGGGCTTCCGCCGCCTCACGAAAACCTCCGCGACGGAATCGACGGCGAGCTTTTCGCCCGACGGCTCGAAAATCCTCTTCGCCGCCGACAACCGCGGCTCGCCGCAAATCTACACAATGCCCGCAAACGGGGGGCGTCCGAGCGTGGTGCGCACAAACATCAGCCGCTACTGTTCCGAACCCGCGTGGAATCCGAAAGACCCCAATAAAATCGTGTTCACGCTGGCGCAGGGGCGCGGATTTCAGGTGGCGGTCTACGATTTCTCCAAGCGCGTTTCGGAGGTCGTAAGCGCGGGCGAAAGCACGTCTACGCCGCGCTGGCTCAACGACGGCCGCCACATAATCTGCGCAAAGGCGCGCGGCAAAAACCGCCAGCTCTACATTATCGACACCGAAACAAAGAGGCAGGCGCCGCTCCACACGGCGTCGTTCGGCTCGGCGAAAGAGCCAGATTTCGTGTACAACCCCCGCTAA
- a CDS encoding MATE family efflux transporter: protein MKDEEVKALGEARIGSLLVRYSTPSIVATVVSATYNVIDRIFVGRVCGADALAAITVCFSPALFLLALAMTIGQGSATLVSIKLGEGDRRGAERVLGLAVFMFFAFYAITATLVLCNMDSVLRFFGATERILPDAKAYYSIIIGGLIFEKISFGVNNLIRAEGRPTYSMATIIIGGVANVILDWLFMCKFGWGIRGAALATISAQACGTVWVCAFYFCGRSYLKIRLKNLRAHFDLMASMLYAGSPSLIIQGLSSAATMMFVRQARVYGSESAIAVVGICMTATMFIFLPVVGLSMGAQPIIGYNRGARNPERVRSALRLSLAAGSAICCAGFVATQAFPDAIFSIFLPSDSPLIPTGERAMRLLTLCCPLIGVNIVASGYFQAVKRPIFSILITVVRQVLFLVPFLYLLPKFMSLDGIWASFAASDFMAFLFSAAVVAREMRNLRGRSVYSAEKC, encoded by the coding sequence ATGAAAGACGAGGAAGTAAAGGCATTGGGCGAAGCCCGAATCGGGAGCTTGCTTGTCCGCTACTCGACACCCTCTATTGTGGCGACCGTCGTCAGCGCGACATACAATGTCATCGACCGCATATTCGTGGGGCGCGTGTGCGGCGCGGACGCGCTTGCGGCTATAACCGTGTGCTTTTCGCCCGCGCTGTTTCTGCTCGCCCTCGCGATGACGATAGGTCAGGGGAGCGCGACGCTCGTTTCGATAAAACTCGGCGAGGGCGACAGGCGCGGGGCGGAGCGCGTGCTGGGGCTGGCGGTGTTCATGTTCTTCGCCTTCTACGCAATTACCGCGACGCTCGTGCTGTGCAACATGGATTCCGTCCTCAGGTTTTTCGGCGCGACGGAGCGGATTCTCCCCGACGCAAAGGCTTATTATTCCATAATAATAGGAGGGCTGATTTTTGAAAAAATATCATTTGGCGTAAACAATCTGATACGCGCGGAGGGTCGCCCGACATATTCGATGGCTACAATAATAATCGGGGGAGTTGCGAACGTAATTTTGGATTGGCTGTTCATGTGCAAATTCGGCTGGGGGATACGCGGGGCGGCGTTGGCGACAATCTCGGCGCAGGCATGCGGAACGGTCTGGGTTTGCGCGTTCTATTTCTGCGGGCGGAGCTATTTGAAAATCAGGCTGAAAAACCTGCGGGCGCACTTCGACCTCATGGCGTCGATGCTGTACGCAGGCTCGCCGAGCCTGATTATTCAGGGGCTGTCGAGCGCGGCTACGATGATGTTCGTAAGGCAGGCGCGGGTGTACGGGTCGGAGTCGGCAATAGCGGTGGTTGGCATTTGTATGACGGCGACAATGTTCATATTTCTGCCCGTCGTGGGGCTGTCGATGGGCGCTCAGCCGATAATAGGCTACAACCGCGGGGCGCGGAATCCCGAACGCGTGCGCTCGGCGTTGCGGCTTTCGCTGGCGGCGGGTTCTGCGATATGCTGCGCGGGATTCGTCGCCACGCAGGCGTTTCCCGACGCGATTTTTTCGATATTCCTTCCGTCGGATTCTCCGCTGATTCCCACGGGCGAACGCGCAATGCGCCTGCTCACGCTCTGCTGTCCGCTAATCGGGGTGAATATTGTGGCCTCTGGATATTTTCAGGCGGTGAAACGCCCGATATTTTCCATTTTGATAACGGTCGTGCGTCAGGTTTTGTTCCTCGTGCCGTTCCTGTACCTGCTGCCGAAATTCATGTCGCTCGACGGAATTTGGGCGAGTTTTGCGGCTTCCGACTTCATGGCGTTCCTGTTTTCGGCGGCGGTTGTCGCTCGGGAAATGCGGAACTTGCGCGGAAGGTCGGTTTATTCGGCGGAAAAGTGTTGA
- the ychF gene encoding redox-regulated ATPase YchF: MLKAGIVGLPNVGKSTLFNALTRSRKAEAANYPFCTIEPNVGVVEVPDDRLAPLAVIAKTNVIIPAAVEFVDIAGLVAGASKGEGLGNKFLANIREVDAIVQVVRCFDDDDILHSMGSVDPIRDIEVISTELILSDLQSCEKQLDSNARKAKGMDKEAIKNVEMLKRLIEHLNAGKPAFTLPDVSEEDSARIKSFFLLTSKPVIYACNVGEGDLGGDSNEYVKRVREFAKNEHNAGTCVICARLEEELSSLSPEESAEYLKELGVDGSGVSELIRATYDLLGLASYFTAGEKEVRAWTFVKGMTAPQCAGVIHTDFEKGFIKAEVVSYEDLIAAGSVAHAREAGKYRLEGRDYVFQDGDVALFRFNV, from the coding sequence ATGTTGAAGGCAGGTATTGTGGGTTTGCCGAACGTCGGCAAAAGTACGCTGTTTAACGCGCTCACGCGCTCGCGCAAGGCGGAGGCTGCAAACTATCCGTTCTGCACGATTGAGCCGAACGTGGGAGTCGTGGAAGTTCCCGACGACAGGCTCGCGCCGCTTGCGGTCATCGCAAAGACGAACGTGATAATCCCCGCGGCGGTCGAGTTTGTGGACATCGCCGGTCTCGTCGCGGGGGCAAGCAAGGGCGAGGGGCTCGGCAACAAGTTCCTTGCGAACATACGCGAGGTAGACGCAATCGTGCAGGTCGTGCGCTGTTTCGACGACGACGACATTCTCCACAGCATGGGAAGCGTCGACCCGATTCGCGACATCGAGGTTATCTCCACCGAACTCATTTTAAGCGACCTCCAAAGCTGCGAAAAACAGCTCGACTCCAACGCCCGCAAGGCTAAGGGCATGGACAAAGAGGCAATCAAGAACGTCGAAATGCTCAAACGGCTCATCGAGCACCTAAACGCGGGAAAGCCCGCGTTCACCCTGCCCGACGTTTCGGAGGAGGACTCCGCGCGGATAAAATCGTTCTTCCTGCTGACGTCGAAGCCCGTAATCTACGCGTGCAACGTCGGCGAGGGAGACCTCGGCGGAGACTCGAACGAGTACGTCAAACGGGTTCGCGAATTCGCAAAAAACGAGCACAACGCGGGAACATGCGTGATTTGCGCGCGCCTCGAAGAGGAGCTTTCGTCGCTTTCGCCGGAGGAGTCGGCGGAATACCTGAAAGAGCTCGGCGTGGACGGCAGCGGCGTTTCCGAGCTTATCCGCGCCACATACGATTTGCTCGGCTTGGCGAGCTATTTCACCGCGGGCGAAAAGGAGGTTCGCGCGTGGACGTTCGTCAAGGGCATGACCGCCCCGCAGTGCGCGGGCGTAATCCACACCGATTTCGAGAAAGGTTTTATTAAAGCGGAGGTCGTTTCTTACGAAGATTTGATTGCCGCCGGAAGCGTCGCCCACGCGCGCGAAGCGGGCAAATACCGCTTGGAGGGCCGCGACTACGTTTTTCAGGACGGCGACGTCGCGCTCTTCCGCTTCAACGTTTAG
- a CDS encoding AIR synthase-related protein: protein MATKKNIGRYAARGVSAGKEEVHAAVDKLDQGVFKGAFCKITEDFLTGSKAKCNVIHSDGSGTKSIIAYLQYRETGDASVFRGISQDSIVMNIDDLLCIGAVERILLSNTVNRNARNFSGKALAELILGSEDFLAKLRKLGVKIYSGGGETADVGDLTGAVVVDSCAVAVMKRDNVITGADIKPNLAIVGLSSAGRATYEDFENSGIGSNGLTSARHDMLCPYYREKYPETYDSNTDKNLVYCGPHKLEDKLEGSDMTVGQALLSPTRTYAPVVMKIMKKYPNLIKGLVHCSGGGQTKCLRFGKGVHFVKDNLLPVPPIFRAIQKASGTTDREMFEVYNMGHRMEVYCKKSDAKKVVEIAESFGIAAQVVGYTEKSARADGKNHASIKYGSKKIEYGPRD, encoded by the coding sequence ATGGCAACAAAGAAAAATATCGGCCGCTACGCCGCGCGCGGAGTTTCGGCGGGCAAGGAGGAAGTCCACGCGGCAGTGGACAAGCTCGACCAGGGCGTTTTCAAGGGCGCGTTCTGCAAAATCACGGAGGACTTTCTGACGGGTTCGAAAGCCAAGTGCAACGTCATACACTCCGACGGCAGCGGCACGAAGTCAATCATAGCGTACCTCCAATACAGGGAAACGGGCGACGCATCGGTATTCAGGGGAATCTCGCAGGATTCCATCGTGATGAACATAGACGACCTTCTCTGCATCGGCGCGGTCGAGCGCATTCTGCTTTCCAACACCGTAAACCGCAACGCCAGGAATTTTTCGGGCAAGGCTCTTGCGGAGCTTATTTTGGGCTCGGAGGACTTCCTCGCAAAACTCAGAAAACTCGGCGTTAAAATCTATTCCGGCGGCGGCGAAACGGCGGACGTGGGCGACCTCACGGGTGCGGTCGTCGTGGACAGCTGCGCGGTCGCCGTGATGAAGCGCGACAACGTGATTACGGGCGCGGACATCAAGCCGAACCTCGCGATTGTCGGGCTTTCGTCGGCGGGGCGCGCAACGTACGAAGACTTCGAAAACAGCGGCATAGGCTCGAACGGGCTTACGAGCGCGCGCCACGATATGCTCTGCCCCTACTACCGCGAAAAATACCCCGAAACCTACGATTCCAATACCGACAAAAACCTCGTCTACTGCGGGCCGCACAAGCTCGAAGACAAGCTTGAAGGCTCGGACATGACCGTCGGTCAGGCTCTGCTTTCCCCCACGCGCACCTATGCGCCCGTCGTGATGAAAATCATGAAAAAGTATCCGAATTTGATAAAAGGGCTTGTCCATTGCTCTGGCGGCGGACAGACGAAATGCCTGCGCTTCGGAAAGGGCGTCCACTTTGTGAAAGACAACCTTCTGCCCGTCCCGCCGATTTTCAGGGCAATCCAAAAGGCGAGCGGCACGACCGACCGCGAAATGTTCGAAGTGTACAACATGGGACACCGCATGGAGGTATACTGCAAAAAGTCGGACGCAAAGAAGGTCGTGGAAATTGCGGAGTCTTTCGGAATCGCCGCGCAGGTAGTGGGCTACACCGAAAAATCCGCGCGCGCCGACGGCAAAAACCATGCAAGCATTAAATACGGTTCGAAGAAAATAGAGTACGGACCGAGAGATTAA